A single genomic interval of Takifugu flavidus isolate HTHZ2018 chromosome 19, ASM371156v2, whole genome shotgun sequence harbors:
- the LOC130515832 gene encoding ras-related protein Rab-15-like yields MAKQYDVLFRLLLLGDSGVGKTCLLCRFTDNEFHPSHISTIGVDFKMKTLLIDGIKVRIQIWDTAGQERYQTITKQYYRRAQGIFLVYDITSERSFQHIMKWASDVDEYAPEKVQKILVGNKSDEVEKRQVATAQGIKLATAYGMDFFETSAFTNHNITETFTRLAEQVLAANKRDLDLLRISINDEINLAALEEEEGLRECAGGDQDKSCWC; encoded by the exons ATGGCTAAGCAGTACGATGTGCTCTTTCGACTCCTGCTTCTTGGAGATTCTGGGGTTGGGAAAACATGCTTGTTGTGCAGATTCACGGACAATGAATTTCACCCGTCACACATCTCCACAATCG GAGTCGActtcaaaatgaaaacactgcTAATAGATGGTATCAAAGTGCGGATACAGATATG GGATACGGCAGGCCAGGAAAGATACCAGACCATCACCAAGCAGTACTACAGACGGGCGCAG GGAATCTTCCTGGTGTACGACATCACCAGCGAACGCTCCTTCCAGCACATTATGAAGTGGGCCAGTGACGTGGACGAG TACGCACCTGAGAAGGTCCAGAAGATCCTCGTAGGGAACAAGTCAGATGAGGTGGAAAAGAGGCAGGTGGCTACAGCGCAGGGCATCAAG CTGGCCACGGCGTATGGAATGGATTTCTTTGAGACAAGTGCCTTCACCAACCATAATATAACAGAG ACATTCACACGTTTGGCCGAGCAGGTGCTGGCAGCTAATAAAAGAGACCTGGATCTGCTCCGGATATCTATTAATGATGAGATCAATCTGGCTgctctggaggaagaggagggtctCCGTGAGTGCGCAGGAGGCGACCAAGACAAAAGCTGCTGGTGTTAA